A section of the Maylandia zebra isolate NMK-2024a linkage group LG8, Mzebra_GT3a, whole genome shotgun sequence genome encodes:
- the gdf10b gene encoding growth/differentiation factor 10: MENRIFYTLCLLAVLESSWSYFQSEGLERAVRQGAEVSAEQRVFAQESANRDMVTINMFKVYEKYSKEPQSQKEGNTVRSFKALPRVSQGRDMFQFNLSSIQNAELILSASFHFLYKRPRHHQRPAWRFRTPRHPSGGIQHPDPAHSRLLFYGSSLNSAFLTPLGNVSLSPFKKSSWQTQDVTAVLKHARDVKELVVMVEFDMGFGGARVQQRSPHGQERLSPANLPYILVYADDRAIDEPNSVAMSLQRYGPFPAGDDSSATTSASRIRRELHLQIQTNDIPEAHFNNLKNHELWQSTYFPAKAKTVVKTGRKHGLVSSEGLSKPQVLSFDERTMKKARRRQWSEPRVCSRRYLRVDFADIGWSEWVLAPKAFDAYYCAGTCGFPIPKVARPSNHATIQSIVRAVGIVPGVPEPCCVPDKMSPLSVLYLDPSRNMVLKVYPNMSVDTCACR, from the exons ATGGAGAACCGGATTTTTTACACCCTGTGTTTACTGGCGGTCCTGGAGTCCAGCTGGAGTTACTTTCAATCTGAAGGTCTGGAAAGAGCCGTGCGTCAAGGTGCCGAAGTCTCTGCAGAGCAGCGCGTCTTTGCGCAAGAAAGCGCGAACCGGGACATGGTCACCATCAACATGTTCAAAGTGTACGAGAAATACAGTAAAGAGCCGCAGAGCCAGAAGGAAGGAAACACCGTGAGAAGTTTTAAAGCTCTTCCGA GAGTCTCACAGGGCAGAGACATGTTCCAGTTCAACCTGTCCTCAATCCAAAACGCCGAGCTCATCCTCTCCGCCTCTTTTCACTTCCTCTACAAGAGGCCCCGCCACCACCAGAGACCGGCGTGGCGTTTCCGAACGCCTCGCCACCCGTCTGGAGGCATCCAGCATCCCGATCCTGCTCATTCGCGGCTCCTCTTCTATGGGTCGTCCCTAAACTCGGCTTTTCTGACGCCTCTGGGAAACGTAAGTCTGTCTCCTTTCAAGAAAAGCTCTTGGCAAACGCAGGACGTAACTGCAGTGCTGAAACATGCCAGAGATGTCAAAGAGCTTGTGGTCATGGTGGAGTTTGATATGGGATTTGGGGGGGCTCGGGTACAGCAGAGGAGCCCTCATGGCCAAGAACGCCTCTCACCAGCCAACCTGCCGTATATCTTGGTGTATGCCGACGATCGAGCTATAGATGAACCAAACAGCGTGGCCATGTCACTACAGAGGTATGGGCCTTTTCCAGCAGGGGATGACTCATCCGCCACAACGTCAGCCTCGAGGATTCGGAGGGAGCTTCATCTACAGATCCAAACCAACGACATACCGGAGGCGCACTTCAATAACCTGAAGAACCACGAACTGTGGCAGAGCACATATTTCCCAGCAAAAGCAAAAACTGTGGTCAAAACGGGAAGAAAGCATGGCCTGGTAAGCAGCGAGGGCCTGAGCAAGCCACAAGTGCTGAGCTTTGATGAGAGGACGATGAAGAAGGCCAGGAGGAGACAGTGGAGTGAGCCCAGGGTTTGCTCCAGGCGCTACCTCAGGGTAGACTTTGCAGACATCGGCTGGAGCGAGTGGGTGTTGGCACCAAAGGCTTTTGATGCCTACTACTGCGCCGGGACCTGTGGATTCCCCATACCTAAA GTGGCACGTCCTTCCAATCACGCCACTATCCAGAGCATTGTCAGAGCTGTGGGAATTGTCCCTGGTGTGCCTGAGCCATGTTGTGTTCCAGACAAAATGAGCCCCCTCAGCGTCCTTTACCTGGATCCAAGCAGGAACATGGTGCTAAAGGTTTACCCAAACATGTCTGTGGATACATGCGCCTGCCGGTAG